Proteins from a genomic interval of Bradyrhizobium sp. CCGB01:
- a CDS encoding DUF2160 domain-containing protein, which translates to MESIAWMAWTLPTAIFFAALACTLAVMTYLAAVYPEAERVGVLSIPTTRGDRLFISLIAAAVIHLLWIAFAGTDTLATLPIGEEGFEISSLWLASGISLATAVLIFRTV; encoded by the coding sequence ATGGAATCTATCGCATGGATGGCCTGGACGCTGCCGACGGCGATCTTCTTCGCCGCGCTCGCCTGCACCCTCGCGGTCATGACGTACCTCGCCGCGGTCTATCCCGAAGCCGAGCGCGTCGGCGTGCTCAGCATTCCGACGACGCGGGGCGACCGCCTGTTCATCTCCCTGATCGCGGCGGCCGTCATCCACCTTCTGTGGATCGCCTTCGCGGGCACCGACACACTCGCCACCCTGCCGATCGGCGAGGAAGGTTTTGAGATTTCGAGCCTATGGCTCGCAAGTGGGATTTCGCTGGCCACGGCCGTGCTCATTTTTCGCACGGTCTGA
- a CDS encoding ABC transporter substrate-binding protein codes for MSSAAAIVAVSFAVSAPVRAADDATIQKWIAEFQPSTLSKDDQKKELEWFAKAAEPFKGMEINVVSETITTHEYEAQTLAKAFSELTGIKLKHDLIQEGDVVEKLQTQMQSGKNVYDGWINDSDLIGTHFRYGQTIALSDYMTGEGKDVTDPMLDVNDFIGKSFGTAPDGKLYQLPDQQFANLYWFRYDWFTNPDYKAKFKAKYGYELGVPVNWSAYEDIAEFFTNDVKEINGVKVYGHMDYGKKDPSLGWRFTDAWLSMAGNGDKGIPNGLPVDEWGIRMEGCRPVGSSVERGGDTNGPAAVYSITKYLEWMKKYAPPQAQGMTFSESGPVPAQGNIAQQMFWYTAFTADMVKPGIAVMNADGTPKWRMAPSPHGSYWKEGMKLGYQDAGSLTLLKSTPADRRKAAWLYLQFIVSKSVSLKKSHVGLTFIRESDIWDKSFTERAPKLGGLIEFYRSPARVQWTPTGNNVPDYPKLAQLWWQNIGDASSGAKTPQAAMDALAAAQDSVMERLEKSGVQGACGPKLHKKETAEYWYAKAQKDGTIAPQRKLANEKPKGETVDYDTLIKSWPASPPKRAEAK; via the coding sequence ATGTCCAGCGCCGCCGCCATCGTAGCGGTGTCGTTCGCCGTCTCGGCGCCGGTCCGCGCCGCCGACGATGCCACGATCCAGAAGTGGATTGCGGAATTCCAGCCCTCGACGCTGTCGAAGGACGACCAGAAGAAGGAGCTGGAGTGGTTCGCGAAGGCCGCCGAACCGTTCAAGGGCATGGAGATCAACGTCGTCTCCGAGACCATCACCACCCACGAATACGAGGCGCAGACGCTCGCCAAGGCGTTCTCCGAGCTCACCGGCATCAAGCTCAAGCACGACCTCATCCAGGAAGGTGACGTCGTCGAGAAGCTGCAGACCCAGATGCAGTCCGGCAAGAACGTCTATGACGGCTGGATCAACGACTCCGACCTGATCGGCACGCACTTCCGCTACGGCCAGACCATCGCGCTGTCGGACTACATGACCGGCGAGGGCAAGGACGTCACCGACCCGATGCTCGACGTCAACGACTTCATCGGCAAGTCGTTCGGCACCGCGCCGGACGGCAAGCTCTATCAGCTGCCCGACCAGCAGTTCGCCAACCTCTACTGGTTCCGCTACGACTGGTTCACCAACCCGGACTACAAGGCCAAGTTCAAGGCCAAGTATGGCTACGAGCTCGGCGTGCCCGTGAACTGGTCCGCCTATGAAGACATCGCCGAGTTCTTCACCAACGACGTCAAGGAGATCAACGGCGTCAAGGTCTACGGCCATATGGACTATGGCAAGAAGGACCCGTCGCTCGGATGGCGTTTCACCGACGCCTGGCTGTCAATGGCCGGCAACGGTGACAAGGGCATTCCGAACGGTCTGCCGGTCGACGAATGGGGCATCCGCATGGAAGGCTGCCGTCCGGTCGGCTCGAGCGTGGAGCGCGGCGGCGACACCAACGGTCCGGCCGCGGTCTACTCGATCACCAAGTATCTGGAGTGGATGAAGAAGTATGCTCCGCCGCAGGCCCAGGGCATGACCTTCTCCGAGTCGGGTCCGGTGCCGGCTCAGGGCAACATCGCCCAGCAGATGTTCTGGTACACCGCCTTCACCGCCGACATGGTGAAGCCGGGCATCGCCGTGATGAACGCGGACGGTACGCCGAAGTGGCGTATGGCTCCGTCACCGCACGGCTCGTACTGGAAGGAAGGCATGAAGCTCGGCTACCAGGACGCCGGCTCGCTCACGCTGTTGAAGTCGACCCCGGCTGACCGCCGCAAGGCGGCCTGGCTCTATCTCCAGTTCATCGTCTCCAAGTCAGTGTCGCTGAAGAAGAGCCATGTCGGTCTCACCTTCATCCGTGAATCCGACATCTGGGACAAGTCGTTCACCGAGCGTGCGCCGAAGCTCGGCGGCCTGATCGAGTTCTACCGCTCGCCCGCGCGCGTGCAGTGGACCCCGACCGGCAACAACGTGCCTGACTATCCGAAGCTCGCGCAGCTGTGGTGGCAGAACATCGGTGATGCGTCGTCCGGTGCGAAGACGCCGCAGGCCGCGATGGATGCACTCGCGGCCGCTCAGGACTCCGTCATGGAGCGCCTCGAGAAGTCCGGCGTGCAGGGCGCCTGCGGTCCGAAGCTGCACAAGAAGGAGACGGCCGAGTACTGGTACGCCAAGGCCCAGAAGGACGGCACCATCGCTCCGCAGCGCAAGCTCGCCAACGAGAAGCCGAAGGGTGAGACGGTCGACTACGACACGCTGATCAAGTCGTGGCCGGCGTCCCCGCCCAAGCGCGCGGAAGCCAAGTAA
- a CDS encoding alkene reductase, with protein MSRPTKLFETYKLGPITLANRFVMAPLTRNRAAPGTFVPGTLAADYYSQRASAGLLVTEASQISQQGQGYQDTPGIYSKDQVAGWRKVTDRVHERGGKIFIQLWHVGRISHVDLQANGAAPVAPSAIRAKGKTFVNGTFADVSEPRALELSEIPEIIDDFKRATRNALEAGFDGVEIHGANGYLLDQFARDGANKRTDAYGGSIENRARLMLEVSKAVAAEAGAERTGIRISPVTPANDLTDSNPQALFDHIVDGLSALKLVYLHVVEGATGGPRDIAPFDYASLRKRFAGAYIANNGYDFDLASKVLEANAADLIAFGKPFISNPDLVERLKQGAALNDWDKTTFYGGGAKGYTDYPTLAAEPAE; from the coding sequence ATGAGCCGTCCGACCAAATTGTTTGAGACCTACAAGCTCGGCCCGATCACGCTGGCCAACCGCTTCGTGATGGCGCCGCTGACGCGCAACCGCGCCGCGCCCGGCACGTTCGTACCTGGTACGCTTGCCGCGGACTATTACAGTCAGCGCGCGTCCGCGGGCCTCCTGGTCACCGAAGCGAGCCAGATCTCACAGCAGGGCCAGGGCTACCAGGATACACCCGGCATCTACTCAAAGGACCAGGTCGCCGGCTGGCGCAAGGTCACCGACCGTGTGCATGAGCGCGGCGGCAAGATCTTCATCCAGCTCTGGCATGTCGGCCGCATCTCGCATGTCGATCTCCAGGCCAATGGCGCAGCCCCCGTGGCGCCGAGCGCGATCCGCGCCAAGGGCAAGACCTTCGTGAACGGCACCTTTGCCGACGTCTCCGAGCCGCGCGCGCTCGAGCTCTCGGAAATTCCTGAAATCATCGACGACTTCAAGCGTGCGACTAGAAATGCGCTGGAGGCCGGCTTCGACGGCGTCGAGATCCACGGCGCCAACGGCTATCTGCTCGACCAGTTCGCCAGGGACGGCGCCAACAAGCGCACCGATGCCTATGGCGGCTCCATCGAGAACCGCGCGCGGCTGATGCTCGAGGTCTCCAAAGCAGTTGCCGCTGAAGCCGGCGCCGAGCGCACCGGCATCCGCATCTCACCGGTGACGCCGGCCAACGACCTCACCGACAGCAATCCGCAAGCCCTGTTCGATCACATCGTCGACGGCCTCAGCGCGCTCAAGCTGGTCTATCTCCATGTCGTCGAAGGCGCCACCGGCGGTCCGCGCGACATCGCACCGTTCGACTATGCAAGCCTGCGCAAGCGCTTCGCCGGCGCCTACATCGCCAACAACGGCTACGATTTCGATCTCGCCAGCAAGGTGCTGGAGGCCAACGCGGCCGATCTCATCGCCTTCGGCAAGCCGTTCATCTCCAACCCCGACCTGGTCGAACGGCTGAAGCAGGGCGCGGCGCTGAACGACTGGGACAAGACCACGTTCTACGGCGGCGGCGCCAAGGGGTACACGGACTACCCGACGCTGGCGGCCGAGCCTGCGGAGTAA
- a CDS encoding DUF1993 family protein, whose product MSFHDAVVPSYLQMLNSLTGLLSKAEAHCAAKKIDPSVLLGSRLFPDMLPLSKQIQLVSDFATKGCARLTHSDVPSNPDTETTFAELKQRLAKTIDYVKSFKPEQFEGAEAKDVTFPSGPNKTTTMKGQQFLSAFSLPNFYFHAATAHGILRHNGVEIGKRDFLGAN is encoded by the coding sequence ATGTCCTTCCACGACGCCGTCGTCCCTTCCTATTTGCAAATGCTGAACAGCCTGACCGGCCTGCTTTCTAAAGCCGAGGCGCATTGCGCGGCGAAAAAGATCGACCCGAGCGTCCTGCTGGGATCCCGGCTCTTCCCGGACATGCTGCCGCTGTCGAAGCAGATCCAGCTCGTCAGCGATTTCGCCACTAAGGGCTGCGCGCGCCTGACCCACAGCGATGTACCCTCCAACCCCGACACCGAGACCACCTTCGCCGAACTGAAGCAGCGGCTCGCCAAGACGATCGACTACGTGAAGTCGTTCAAGCCCGAGCAGTTCGAGGGCGCCGAGGCCAAGGACGTCACCTTCCCGTCCGGTCCCAACAAGACGACCACGATGAAGGGCCAGCAATTCCTGAGCGCGTTCTCGCTGCCGAACTTCTATTTCCACGCCGCGACCGCCCACGGCATTTTGCGTCACAACGGCGTCGAGATCGGCAAGCGCGATTTCCTCGGCGCGAACTGA
- a CDS encoding lytic murein transglycosylase, which translates to MLQTRFVIAAVALFACCATASAQFAPPPARPAAPRATAPSPRAASCHNGASFDRFLADVKSQAVAAGVSQRTILEASPYLVYDQGIVNRDRGQRVFGQLFTEFAGRMAAPYRMQNGQQHIKNHAAAFARAEKEYGVPPAVIAAFWGLESDFGVNMGNLPTLKSLVSLAYDCRRSEMFVNETIAALKIIDRGDLHPDEMVGSWAGELGQTQFLPVHYVNYAVDYDGDGRRDLLRSEDDVIGSTANYIANGLKWRRGEPWLEEIKVPQNLPWDQTDLTVQLPRSKWAQLGVSYPDGRPLPNDNLAASVLLPMGRNGPAFMAYPNFAAYTEWNNSLIYSTTAGYLATRIAGAAPMRKPTQPVAQLPFNELKQLQQLLVQAGFNVGKVDGVLGQQSRAAVKAMQIKFGLPADSWPTAELLARMRGGTAQAQPGAVVR; encoded by the coding sequence ATGCTGCGCCACCGCTTCCGCCCAGTTCGCGCCGCCGCCCGCAAGGCCTGCGGCGCCCAGGGCCACCGCGCCGTCGCCGCGCGCAGCGTCTTGCCATAACGGTGCGAGCTTCGATCGATTCCTGGCGGACGTGAAGAGCCAGGCTGTCGCCGCCGGCGTGTCGCAGCGGACGATATTGGAGGCCTCGCCGTATCTTGTCTACGATCAGGGCATCGTCAACCGCGATCGCGGCCAGCGCGTGTTCGGCCAGCTCTTCACCGAATTCGCCGGCCGCATGGCCGCGCCCTATCGCATGCAGAACGGCCAGCAGCACATCAAGAACCATGCGGCGGCGTTTGCGCGCGCGGAAAAGGAATACGGCGTGCCGCCGGCGGTGATCGCAGCGTTCTGGGGCCTCGAGAGCGACTTCGGCGTCAACATGGGCAATCTGCCGACGCTGAAATCGCTGGTGTCGCTGGCCTATGACTGCCGCCGCTCGGAGATGTTCGTCAACGAGACCATCGCCGCGCTGAAGATCATCGACCGCGGCGATCTGCATCCGGACGAGATGGTCGGCTCCTGGGCCGGCGAGCTCGGACAGACGCAATTCCTCCCCGTGCATTACGTCAACTACGCCGTCGACTATGACGGCGACGGGCGGCGCGATCTGTTGCGCAGCGAGGACGACGTGATCGGCTCGACCGCGAACTACATCGCCAACGGCCTGAAGTGGCGGCGCGGCGAGCCGTGGCTGGAAGAGATCAAGGTGCCGCAAAACCTGCCGTGGGATCAGACCGACCTCACGGTACAGCTGCCGCGCTCGAAATGGGCGCAGCTCGGGGTCAGCTATCCCGACGGCCGTCCGCTGCCGAACGACAATCTCGCCGCATCCGTGCTGCTGCCGATGGGACGCAACGGGCCGGCCTTCATGGCATACCCGAATTTCGCGGCCTACACCGAGTGGAATAATTCGCTGATCTATTCGACCACCGCGGGTTATCTCGCCACCCGCATCGCGGGCGCGGCACCGATGCGCAAGCCGACACAACCGGTCGCGCAACTGCCGTTCAACGAGCTCAAGCAATTGCAGCAGCTTCTGGTGCAGGCCGGCTTCAATGTCGGCAAGGTCGACGGCGTGCTGGGCCAGCAGAGCCGCGCCGCCGTGAAGGCGATGCAGATCAAGTTCGGCCTGCCCGCCGATTCCTGGCCGACGGCGGAGTTGCTGGCGCGGATGCGCGGCGGCACAGCGCAGGCGCAGCCGGGGGCAGTGGTGCGGTAA